Part of the Thermoplasmata archaeon genome is shown below.
TGGCCGTGATCACGGGCAAGGATCTCGAGGCCGCGAAGCTCGCCTGGATGCCCACGCTCATGTCGGACAAGCAGATGGTCCTGCCGACGGACCGCGTCATGTTCCAAGGCCAGGAGGTCGTTGCGGTGGTCGCCACGAGCCGGTACGCCGCCGCGGACGGCGCCGCGGCCGTGGAGGTGGACTACGAGCCGCTGCCCGTGGTCGTGGATCCGTTCAAGGCCCTGGAGCCGGGCGCCCCCATCCTGCGCCCGGACAAGGGGACGAACACGAACCACATCTGGCACTGGGAAGTCGGCGACAAGCAGGGCACGGCCGATGCGCTGAAGAGATCCGACGTGGTCGTCCAGGAGAAGTTCTACATCCCGCGGATCCACGTCTGCTCCATCGAGACCTGCGGCTGCGTGGCCCAGTTCGATCGGGCCATGGGAAAGCTCACGGTCTGGATGACGACCCAGGCGCCCCATGCGATTCGCACGGTCTTCGCCATCGTCTCCGGGCTCCCGGAGCACAAGATCCGGATCATCTCGCCGGACATCGGCGGCGGATTCGGTGGCAAGGTGCCCGTGTACCCCGGCTACGTCCTCGCCGTGGTCGCGGCCCTCAAGACGGGCCACCCCGTGAAGTGGGTCGAGGACCGCTCGGAGAACATCCAGTCGGACTCCTTCGCTCGGGACTACCACATCGTCGCGGAGCTCGGCGCATCCAAGGACGGGAAGCTCACCGCGCTCCGGGTGAAGACGGTCGCGGACCACGGCTACACGGACGCGGCTGCGAACCCGTCCAAGTTCCCCGCGGGGCTCTTCCACATCATCACCGGCTCGTATCCGTTCAGCAAGGCCTTCGTCGAGGTCGACGGCGCGTACACGAACAAGCCCCCGGGCGGCATCGCGTACCGGTGTTCCTTCCGGGTCACGGAGGCCGCGTACACGATCGAGCGCATGGTGGACGTCCTGGCGCACAAGATGGGCATCGACCCCGCGGAGTTCCGCATGAAGAACTTCATCCCACCGAATGCGTTCCCCTACGAGTCCGCCCTCGGGTGGACCTACGACAGCGGTAACTACCCCGCGGCCCTCCGGAAGGCGATGGACCTCATCGGGTACGACGCCCTGCGCAAGGAGCAGCAGGAGAAGCGTAAGCGCGGGGAGTACATGGGCATTGGGATCTCCAGCTTCACGGAGATCGTGGGGGCAGGCCCATCGAAGCAGTTCGACATCCTGGGCCTGAAGATGTTCGACTCCTGCGAGATCCGGATCCATCCCACGGGCAAGGCGATGGCCCGCCTCGGAACGAAGTCCCAGGGTCAGGGGCATGAGACCACGTACGCTCAGATCCTCGCCGAGGAACTGGGATTGCCCGCGGAGGACATCGAGATCGAGGAGGGCGACACAGACACGGCGCCCTACGGCCTCGGGACCTATGCGAGCCGGAGCACCCCGACTTCGGGAGCCGCCGCCGCCATGGCGGCCCGGAAGATCCGGGATAAGGCGAAGCTCATCGCGGCGCACCTCCTCGAGGTCAGCCCGGACGACATCGAATGGAAGGACCACAAGTTCCAGGTCAAAGGCGTCCCCGGCAAGGCGAAGACCATGCAGGAGGTCGCCTTCGCGGCGTACACGAACCACCCCCAGGGCATGGAGGCGGGGCTCGAGGCCGTCGACTACTACGACCCGCCCAATCTCACGTACCCCTTCGGCAGCTACATCTGCGTCGTGGACATCGACAAGGAGACGGGCGAGGTGAAGATCCGCCGCTTCGTCGCGGTCGACGACTGCGGCACGATCATCAACCCGATGATCGTCGAGGGACAGATCCACGGGGCCCTGACCATGGGATTCGCGGCCTCCATGCTCGAGGAGATCGAGTACGACGAGAACGGGAACATCCAGGGAGGCTCCTTCATGGACTACCTGCTCCCGACCGCCGTGGAGACGCCCAAATGGGAAACGGGGAAGACCACAACGCCGTCGCCCCATCACCCGTTCGGCGCGAAAGGCGTCGGGGAGTCAGCCACGGTCGGATCACCCGCCGCGATCGTGAACGCCGTGGTCGACGCGCTTTCGCCGCTCGGCGTGACGCACATCGACATCCCGATTACGCCGTGGAAGGTCTGGAACATCCTGCACGCCAAGGGCGTTTCCTGAGTTCGCGGGGAGTCCCATGCTGCTCGAAGGCTCGTTCGGCGCTCGCGCGCCCCGCGAACGGGTCTTCACCTTCTTCCTGACGCCGAGCGATCTCTCCACGTGCATCGACGACGCGCACACGATCGAGGTGCAGGACGCCGACCATTTCAAGGGGACCCTGAAGTCCGGCGTCGGGTTCATCAAGGGGACCTTCAACTGGTCCGCCACGGTCGCGGAGCGCAAGGCCCCCGAGGCCGCCCGGATCAAGGTGCACGGCTCCGGGATGGGGAGCGGGTTCGACATCGATGCGACGATTCGGATGGAGGAGTCGGGGGGCCAGACGACCGTCGCCTGGCGCGCGGAGGTCGCCATGAGCGGCCCCATCGCCAGCATGGGGGCGCGGCTTATGCAGGGCACGATTGACAAGAAGACGAATGCGTTCTTCGAGAACGCGCGCCGGAAGCTGGAAGGCGCCTAGCCCCGCTCAATGGAGGAAACTGGCGGGCGATTCCCGGAACTGGGCGCGGCACACCTCGGAACAGAAGTAGTACGTCTTGCCCCCGTGGTCCGCGAGGAGCGGCGTTGCGGGATCCACCATCATGCCGCAGACGACGTCGAGGACCGTGTCCACGGTGGGAGGCGACGCCGCGAGCTCCAGGACCGGGATCTCCTTCGCGCCTCCCTGCCGTCGGAGCTTCGTGATTTCCGCCATGATGCTGAGCGCGATTTCCTCGGAGCTCTGCGCGGAGAGATCGAGGCCCGCGGGGTTCCGGATTCGCGCGAGGGCATCCTCTGAGATCCCTTCCTTGCGGAGCTGGTCCCGGACCGCGGCCGCGCGTTTGCGGCTCGCGACGAGCCCGACGTAGCTCGCGCGGGACGGCGCCAACGCGCGGAGCGCCGCCTCGTCGTACTTGCCCATGGTGGCCACGACCGCGAACGTCTCTCCCTTCCCCGGAATCGGGAGATCATTCACATCCGTGCGTACGTCATTCGCGTCGGGGAACGCGTCGGGTGTCGCCTTCGGGGCCACGAGGGTCACGTGGTACTCCATGAGCCGGCCAAAGGACGAGAGGGCGGCCGCGATCGGCGAGTCGCCGACGATTAATAGCTGGGGCTTTGGTACGTGGGGCTCTAGGTAGATGTCCATGGCACCACCGCTGTGACACTCCATTGTGTACTCGACCACGCCCTCCTCGTGGCCGCGGAGGTTCGGCTCCTTGGAGAGGCGGAGGAGGCGCGGCCTGCCGTCGCGCAGGGCCGCCACGGATTCCGCACGGACCGCGGATTCGGTGCAGCTCCCGCCCACCCAGCCTCGCATGTCCTGGCCGGGCCGGATGATGGCCCGGTTACCCACCTTGCCCGAGGTCGGACGCGTCACTCGGACGACGGTCGCGACCACGTACGGCTCCCCACGCCCGTCAAGGTCCACGGCCAAGGCCTGCAAGTCCGTGTGGCGCGAAGGCCGTGGGCGCTCCGTTCCGTGGCCAGTACCCATCTCGCGGGCCTCCTGCGGCGTCGGCAGCAGAGCTTGTAGGAGCTCCGGGATCGGGCGACCGGCGGCGAGCCCGTTCGAGAGGGTCTCGACCTGCTCGGGCGTATCGAGGTCAACCAGGATTGCCGGGTCTTCGACGGGGACCTCCAGGATCTCGTCGGCATGGTTGCCGAACAGCGCCCGGCACCCGACATCTCCGTGAATGGTGTCCAATTCGTTCGCGAGGGAGCGGTCGAGAAGCACGGGATTCCCTCGTCGGCCCCGGAACACGGGAATCAAGATCCTCGGACCGTTCGGGTGCCACGAGGCGATGAGGCGATCGAGGGTCGAGCTCGCGACGTAGGGTTGGTCGCCGAGGACGATGAGGAACGCGTTCGAGGTCCGGCTCGCCGCGTGAACCCCTGACCGAAGGGATGTGCTCATGCCCGCTTCGTAGTCCGGATTGACGACCACGGCGACATGCTTCAAGGGCATCTCGGCCCGGACGCGGCTCGCCTCGTGCCCGAGCACGACGACCGTCTCGGCCGCCTGGGATTTCCGGACCGTCGCGAGAACCTGAGCGAGCAGCGGGCGGCCCGCGATCCGGAGGAGCGGTTTCGGCTGGCCCATGCGCGTCGAGCTGCCGGCGGCCAACACGATGGCGGTCACTCTGGGAGCCCGTGCGTTCCCCCTTCGTTGTTCCGTGCCGATCCCGGTTCCCCCGCGAACCATCGCTTCGGCCCGCCTAAAGCCTTTCGAGGTCCTTAGCGAGGGGCCCGACGTCCCACCTATCCGGGGTTCGCGTGGTGGGAGACATCCTTCCCATACTTGGTCGCGATGACGTCCGCCAGGATTGCGAGGGCCAGTTCCGCGGGCGTCTTGGCCCCGATGTCCAGGCCGATAGGCGCATGAAGGCCCTCCAGAAAGGTTTTGGGCACGCCGTGCGACGCCAGTTCGCCGAGGTCCTTCTGGAGCCGGTGGCGACTCGCGAGCAGTCCGACGAACCGCGCGTTGGCGTGGGCCAGGGACTCGAGCACACCCACATCCCGCTCGCCCTTCGTGAGCACGATCACGGAGTCGCGGCACCCGAGGGGAAGCGCTTTCAGGTCGAGGTCCGATGCCTCGATCACCCGGTCGGGCTCCTCGTGGAGCTGGGGCGCCGGGTCCACGACGACGACTTCGAAGCCAAGCGCCTTGCCGAGGTGGACCAGCCCTTCCTCCACGTCGTCCTTGCCACCTTGGCCCACGATCACAAGCCGCTCCGCCGGCAGCATGGGTTCCACGAACACGTCCAGGGTCCCCCCGCAGTTGGTCTCCACGTAGATTTCGTCGGCCTTCGGCTCACCGAATGTCCCTTTGATCTCTTGCTCCGCGTCGACGAGATGGACCCGGAGGAGCTGCGGCACCCCATCCTTCATCGTGCGCTTCGCGAGCTCGACGATGGGCCCCTCGGGGCAGCCACCGCCCAAGGTGCCCCCGACGATCTCGCCATCGTGGGCGATCAGGATCTTGAAGCCCGTCTTCGCGAGGGTCGACCCTTCCGTCTTCGTGACCGTCGCGAGGGCGAAGGGTTCCCTCCGCGACGACAGCTCCTGGACCCTCTGGG
Proteins encoded:
- a CDS encoding aerobic carbon-monoxide dehydrogenase large subunit, with translation AVITGKDLEAAKLAWMPTLMSDKQMVLPTDRVMFQGQEVVAVVATSRYAAADGAAAVEVDYEPLPVVVDPFKALEPGAPILRPDKGTNTNHIWHWEVGDKQGTADALKRSDVVVQEKFYIPRIHVCSIETCGCVAQFDRAMGKLTVWMTTQAPHAIRTVFAIVSGLPEHKIRIISPDIGGGFGGKVPVYPGYVLAVVAALKTGHPVKWVEDRSENIQSDSFARDYHIVAELGASKDGKLTALRVKTVADHGYTDAAANPSKFPAGLFHIITGSYPFSKAFVEVDGAYTNKPPGGIAYRCSFRVTEAAYTIERMVDVLAHKMGIDPAEFRMKNFIPPNAFPYESALGWTYDSGNYPAALRKAMDLIGYDALRKEQQEKRKRGEYMGIGISSFTEIVGAGPSKQFDILGLKMFDSCEIRIHPTGKAMARLGTKSQGQGHETTYAQILAEELGLPAEDIEIEEGDTDTAPYGLGTYASRSTPTSGAAAAMAARKIRDKAKLIAAHLLEVSPDDIEWKDHKFQVKGVPGKAKTMQEVAFAAYTNHPQGMEAGLEAVDYYDPPNLTYPFGSYICVVDIDKETGEVKIRRFVAVDDCGTIINPMIVEGQIHGALTMGFAASMLEEIEYDENGNIQGGSFMDYLLPTAVETPKWETGKTTTPSPHHPFGAKGVGESATVGSPAAIVNAVVDALSPLGVTHIDIPITPWKVWNILHAKGVS
- a CDS encoding carbon monoxide dehydrogenase subunit G, with product MLLEGSFGARAPRERVFTFFLTPSDLSTCIDDAHTIEVQDADHFKGTLKSGVGFIKGTFNWSATVAERKAPEAARIKVHGSGMGSGFDIDATIRMEESGGQTTVAWRAEVAMSGPIASMGARLMQGTIDKKTNAFFENARRKLEGA
- a CDS encoding NTP transferase domain-containing protein, with the protein product MVRGGTGIGTEQRRGNARAPRVTAIVLAAGSSTRMGQPKPLLRIAGRPLLAQVLATVRKSQAAETVVVLGHEASRVRAEMPLKHVAVVVNPDYEAGMSTSLRSGVHAASRTSNAFLIVLGDQPYVASSTLDRLIASWHPNGPRILIPVFRGRRGNPVLLDRSLANELDTIHGDVGCRALFGNHADEILEVPVEDPAILVDLDTPEQVETLSNGLAAGRPIPELLQALLPTPQEAREMGTGHGTERPRPSRHTDLQALAVDLDGRGEPYVVATVVRVTRPTSGKVGNRAIIRPGQDMRGWVGGSCTESAVRAESVAALRDGRPRLLRLSKEPNLRGHEEGVVEYTMECHSGGAMDIYLEPHVPKPQLLIVGDSPIAAALSSFGRLMEYHVTLVAPKATPDAFPDANDVRTDVNDLPIPGKGETFAVVATMGKYDEAALRALAPSRASYVGLVASRKRAAAVRDQLRKEGISEDALARIRNPAGLDLSAQSSEEIALSIMAEITKLRRQGGAKEIPVLELAASPPTVDTVLDVVCGMMVDPATPLLADHGGKTYYFCSEVCRAQFRESPASFLH
- a CDS encoding XdhC family protein; the encoded protein is MWAQEFAQRVQELSSRREPFALATVTKTEGSTLAKTGFKILIAHDGEIVGGTLGGGCPEGPIVELAKRTMKDGVPQLLRVHLVDAEQEIKGTFGEPKADEIYVETNCGGTLDVFVEPMLPAERLVIVGQGGKDDVEEGLVHLGKALGFEVVVVDPAPQLHEEPDRVIEASDLDLKALPLGCRDSVIVLTKGERDVGVLESLAHANARFVGLLASRHRLQKDLGELASHGVPKTFLEGLHAPIGLDIGAKTPAELALAILADVIATKYGKDVSHHANPG